GAATTTTGCCTGGGGCTGCGTTGCTCCTCGGTCACAGCCCCACTGGCGGGGGATGCTCGCTCGTCGCGCCTTGCCCCAGGCCAAATTGGGCGCAACGAACGTGAGCGTATTTACGAAACGGACCACTTAGCTGGAACGATTTAGTTCGGGGCGCTCGCATTGCCTCACGAATCACCGCGTTGCGCTCACGTTGTCGAATGTCGAGCTGTTCAATACAGCGTCGTTGTGGCTCGTGACGGCCAGGCCGATATAGACGCTCGACGCCATGGTGATCGTCGCCGAACCGACACTGGTCCAGGTCAGACCGTCGGTGGACTTAAAACCGGTGAACGTGCTGCCCACGCGAGTCACGCGCACCCAATACGGAGCGGTGCCCGCGCCTCCGGACGTGTGTTCGCTAATGCCGCCGGTGGCCGTGCGCCGTTGGAAGGCCAGGCCCTTACCGACGGTGGTCCAGCTTCCGCTCCCGGCGGTGTTGAGATAAAGGGACGTAGTTCTGGACTGTTTCATGAAGTCCGCTCCTTCGGAGTTATCCTCTGGCCTGGCAGTTCTATTCCGTTTCCTGACTTTGCGGCAGATAGAATCTACGGGGAGCGCCTAGCAATCAGGCGGACCCTGGAGTTGGTATGGGGTAAATGCTGAAATCCTTGTCAGGCTTTCTCCGCAAAAGAGCGCCTACTCGACAAAGAAAGGATTGTGGGTCTTCTCCTGAGCGACAGTCGTGAGCGGACCGTGGCCCGGACAAATCAATGTTTCCGGAGGAAGCGGAAAGATCTGCTCGCGGATTTTCTGTTTGGCCAACTCAGCAAGCTGCCGCGCGCCG
The DNA window shown above is from Verrucomicrobiota bacterium and carries:
- a CDS encoding DUF1349 domain-containing protein, whose translation is MKQSRTTSLYLNTAGSGSWTTVGKGLAFQRRTATGGISEHTSGGAGTAPYWVRVTRVGSTFTGFKSTDGLTWTSVGSATITMASSVYIGLAVTSHNDAVLNSSTFDNVSATR